A region of Lagenorhynchus albirostris chromosome 20, mLagAlb1.1, whole genome shotgun sequence DNA encodes the following proteins:
- the SRSF2 gene encoding serine/arginine-rich splicing factor 2, which translates to MSYGRPPPDVEGMTSLKVDNLTYRTSPDTLRRVFEKYGRVGDVYIPRDRYTKESRGFAFVRFHDKRDAEDAMDAMDGAVLDGRELRVQMARYGRPPDSHHSRRGPPPRRYGGGGYGRRSRSPRRRRRSRSRSRSRSRSRSRSRYSRSKSRSRTRSRSRSTSKSRSARRSKSKSSSVSRSRSRSRSRSRSRSPPPVSKRESKSRSRSKSPPKSPEEEGAVSS; encoded by the exons ATGAGTTACGGCCGCCCGCCTCCCGATGTGGAGGGCATGACCTCCCTCAAGGTGGACAACCTGACCTACCGCACCTCGCCAGACACCCTGAGGCGCGTGTTCGAGAAGTACGGACGCGTCGGCGACGTGTACATCCCGCGGGACCGCTACACCAAGGAGTCCCGCGGCTTTGCCTTCGTCCGCTTCCACGACAAGCGCGACGCTGAGGACGCCATGGACGCCATGGACGGGGCCGTGCTGGACGGCCGCGAGTTGCGGGTGCAGATGGCGCGCTACGGCCGCCCCCCGGACTCGCACCATAGCCGCCGGGGACCCCCGCCCCGCAGGTACGGGGGCGGTGGCTACGGACGTCGGAGCCGCAG CCCTAGGCGGCGTCGCCGCAGCCGATCCCGGAGTCGGAGCCGGTCCAGGTCCCGGAGTCGATCTCGCTACAGCCGCTCCAAGTCCCGGTCCCGTACTCGGTCAAGATCGCGATCAACCTCCAAGTCCAGATCGGCGCGAAGGTCCAAGTCGAAGTCCTCGTCTGTCTCCAGATCTCGCTCGCGGTCCAGGTCCAGGTCTAGGTCCAGGAGTCCTCCGCCCGTGTCCAAGAGGGAATCCAAGTCCAGGTCGCGATCCAAGAGTCCTCCCAAGTCTCCTGAAGAGGAAGGAGCGGTGTCCTCTTAA
- the METTL23 gene encoding histone-arginine methyltransferase METTL23 isoform X1 has translation MYVWPCAVVLAQYLWFHRGSLPGKAVLEIGAGVSLPGIMAAKCGAEVILSDSSELPHCLEICRQSCQMNNLPQVHVVGLTWGHVSRDLLALPPQDIILASDVFFEPEDFEDILTTVYFLMQKNPKVQLWSTYQVRSADWSLEALLYKWDMKCVHIPLESFGADKEDIAESALPGRHTVEMLVISFAKDSL, from the exons ATGTATGTTTGGCCCTGTGCTGTGGTCCTGGCCCAGTACCTGTGGTTTCACAGAGGATCTCTGCCAGGAAAGGCTGTCTTAGAG ATTGGAGCTGGAGTGAGCCTTCCAGGAATTATGGCTGCAAAATGCGGTGCTGAAGTAATACTGTCAGACAGTTCAGAGCTGCCTCACTGTCTAGAGATCTGTCGGCAAAGCTGCCAAATGAATAACCTGCCTCAGGTGCATGTTGTGGGACTCACATGGGGTCATGTATCTCGGGATCTTCTGGCTCTACCACCGCAAGACATTATTCTTGCATCCGATGTGTTCTTTGAACCAGAAG ACTTTGAAGACATTTTAACTACAGTTTACTTTTTGATGCAGAAGAACCCCAAGGTCCAATTGTGGTCTACTTACCAGGTAAGAAG tgctgACTGGTCACTTGAAGCTTTGCTCTACAAGTGGGACATGAAATGTGTCCACATTCCTCTGGAGTCTTTTGGTGCAGACAAAGAAGATATAGCAGAATCTGCCCTTCCAGGAAGACATACTGTTGAAATGCTGGTCATTTCCTTTGCAAAGGACAGTCTCTGA
- the METTL23 gene encoding histone-arginine methyltransferase METTL23 isoform X2 encodes MECMFGPVLWSWPSTCGFTEDLCQIGAGVSLPGIMAAKCGAEVILSDSSELPHCLEICRQSCQMNNLPQVHVVGLTWGHVSRDLLALPPQDIILASDVFFEPEDFEDILTTVYFLMQKNPKVQLWSTYQVRSADWSLEALLYKWDMKCVHIPLESFGADKEDIAESALPGRHTVEMLVISFAKDSL; translated from the exons ATGGAATGTATGTTTGGCCCTGTGCTGTGGTCCTGGCCCAGTACCTGTGGTTTCACAGAGGATCTCTGCC AGATTGGAGCTGGAGTGAGCCTTCCAGGAATTATGGCTGCAAAATGCGGTGCTGAAGTAATACTGTCAGACAGTTCAGAGCTGCCTCACTGTCTAGAGATCTGTCGGCAAAGCTGCCAAATGAATAACCTGCCTCAGGTGCATGTTGTGGGACTCACATGGGGTCATGTATCTCGGGATCTTCTGGCTCTACCACCGCAAGACATTATTCTTGCATCCGATGTGTTCTTTGAACCAGAAG ACTTTGAAGACATTTTAACTACAGTTTACTTTTTGATGCAGAAGAACCCCAAGGTCCAATTGTGGTCTACTTACCAGGTAAGAAG tgctgACTGGTCACTTGAAGCTTTGCTCTACAAGTGGGACATGAAATGTGTCCACATTCCTCTGGAGTCTTTTGGTGCAGACAAAGAAGATATAGCAGAATCTGCCCTTCCAGGAAGACATACTGTTGAAATGCTGGTCATTTCCTTTGCAAAGGACAGTCTCTGA